A section of the Oreochromis aureus strain Israel breed Guangdong linkage group 22, ZZ_aureus, whole genome shotgun sequence genome encodes:
- the LOC120435676 gene encoding CD209 antigen-like isoform X2, translating into MSSELETAPHFRVKYSSGANENGEKEKSEVKTQHQEVNLPEGDISVTLEKEQLQNKYNKLSNNYSQLQTQLLVKCPIDWAKFGMSCYFKSTERKIWSESRTDCQSRGADLVIINNKEEQVLGARPAGS; encoded by the exons ATGTCTTCCGAACTGGAAACTGCCCCACATTTTAGAGTGAAATACAGCAGTGGGGCCAATGAAaatggagagaaagagaaaagtgaGGTGAAGACGCAGCACCAGGAAGTTAACTTACCAGAAGGTG ATATTTCAGTCACTTTGGAAAAAGAGCAGCTGCAGAACAAATACAACAAACTGAGCAACAATTACAGCCAACTGCAAACCCAACTTTTAG TGAAGTGTCCTATCGATTGGGCCAAATTTGGAATGAGCTGTTACTTTAAATCCACTGAGAGGAAAATTTGGTCTGAGAGCAGGACAGACTGTCAGTCCAGAGGAGCTGATCTGGTGATCATAAACAACAAAGAGGAACAg GTTTTGGGTGCCAGGCCGGCAGGATCCTGA
- the LOC120435676 gene encoding C-type lectin domain family 4 member M-like isoform X1, which yields MSSELETAPHFRVKYSSGANENGEKEKSEVKTQHQEVNLPEGDISVTLEKEQLQNKYNKLSNNYSQLQTQLLVKCPIDWAKFGMSCYFKSTERKIWSESRTDCQSRGADLVIINNKEEQEFIELNMRGDSWIGLTASYKRETGKHEWEWVDGSPLTEAFWVPGRQDPDHGFSAVCCEIKGKWTRSQSSVSKTWICEK from the exons ATGTCTTCCGAACTGGAAACTGCCCCACATTTTAGAGTGAAATACAGCAGTGGGGCCAATGAAaatggagagaaagagaaaagtgaGGTGAAGACGCAGCACCAGGAAGTTAACTTACCAGAAGGTG ATATTTCAGTCACTTTGGAAAAAGAGCAGCTGCAGAACAAATACAACAAACTGAGCAACAATTACAGCCAACTGCAAACCCAACTTTTAG TGAAGTGTCCTATCGATTGGGCCAAATTTGGAATGAGCTGTTACTTTAAATCCACTGAGAGGAAAATTTGGTCTGAGAGCAGGACAGACTGTCAGTCCAGAGGAGCTGATCTGGTGATCATAAACAACAAAGAGGAACAg GAATTTATTGAACTGAATATGAGAGGAGACTCCTGGATTGGTCTGACAGCCAGTTATAAAAGGGAAACTGGGAAACATGAATGGGAATGGGTGGATGGATCCCCGCTGACAGAGGC GTTTTGGGTGCCAGGCCGGCAGGATCCTGATCATGGTTTTTCTGCAGTATGCTGTGAAATTAAGGGAAAATGGACACGATCACAATCTTCTGTATCTAAGACCTGGATCTGTGAGAAATGA